In the Endozoicomonas sp. SCSIO W0465 genome, TGGTTGCCTTCCAGCCTTACCATGCCCAGCCTGGCGAGTTGTCGGATGGCCTTACGCAGGGTTTCCATGGCTTTTTCACGGTCTGCCTGGGTCTCGATTTTTTTTCGTTCCAGCAGTTGGCAAAGGTATTCACTGTCCAGCAGCAGTCGCAGCCGCTCGTAGATTGCATCGGCGGATATCCAGCCACTGCCTTCCAGTTGCTCGGGGTCGAGATGGAACATGGCCAGCACCTGACCAACGACCATGGTCAGTTCATCCAGTTTTCTGGCACGAATCAGGCTTTTACCGGCAGTGCCGGGGCGGAGGTAGTAATACGCTTCCGGTGCCTGAACAAGGTCAATACCATAGCGGAGGTAGTGTTCGACCAGCAGGGAAAAACCGTCCTGGATAATATTGAAAATCCGGTGGTGGCGGGCGTCGATATGTTCACCCCGACGCAGCCGGGTATCCAGTTCCGGGAAGCATTCATCATTGATCAGATCGGCGATCTGCTGGTAGGGGTTATCGGTCAACAATCGGTTTCTCTCTTTCCAGGCGGAGTGTGTTAGGGGTCAGACTCAGGCGTTCCACGTAAAACTCGGGAGCGATGGCCGGGAGAACCGCATGCCACTGATGATCTGCAATGTTCTGCCGGTTTTGCTGGTGGCCCATTTCAGTCAGGGCGCTGAACAGCCAGCCTGCGACCATGTTCAGTTTTTCCATAGGCCACTGGCTGGCCAGCTGTTCCAGTGCCTGTTCGTAGGATGGCAGTATTTTGGACTGTTGCTGCTGCCTGGCCAGCCATTCCTTAACCTGCTGCTTCAGGGCATCAAAGTCTTCGATGGCCGTCAGCTCACCTTCATCATGGATTATCCGTGCCAGATTTTCTTTCGGCCGTGGTGGTTCAATATCCCTCAATCGCGCCAGCGGTTCTTCATTGGCGTAGCGCAGATACCACGGCAATGCCTGATAACTTCGGATGCCTTCCCGCACCCGCTCCATCAACGCCTTGCGCTCATCCATGGTGACAAACTGACGCAGGTATTGATGAACCCGGTGGTGGAAACCTTCCCAGTGGTTCATGCGTTCGCTACTCCAGTGCTCGATACGGTCAAGATGTTGCTCCAGCCGGATAACACTGTTGATGGCATCGTGTCGACTGGCCTGTTCGCAATAGCGGGAAATGGCGTCCAGCAGTGAGCGAAGTTCGTGGCACGAGGCCAATAGCAGTTGCTGTAAATCCTGAAGATGATTCTGGGTGCTGGTCAGCAACTGTTCGCACTGGCTGATGCTGTTTTGCCAGTCCTGCTTCAGCAGTTCCACCACTTCTTTGCGGGTGTTGATGGCTTCCTGGTCCAGCTGACGCTGACGATGGTCAATGGAGGTGACCAGCTGGTTGACGGTAATGTTCAGTGGCGCTTCTACCTGAAGCTTCCAGAACGGTTCGTTGCCCCCCTGTTCCGCGGAATCCCTGATCTCTCTGAGGTGCGTGGCAACCGTCATAAACAGAGTACTCAGTGCTTCTTTTGACGCTTCCATACCGACACACACGGAATCGACGATCTGTTCGGACAGCGGTGTGATCAGATAAGCGTGATGTCGATGCCCACCGCCTTCCAGACAGATCAAAAGGTGCTGCTGAAGGAGGCGACGGATCACTTCGTTACAGCGTTTTGAAGAATCCTCACTGCTATCGTCCAGTCGTGCTTTTTCCACGTTTTGGAATACCACATGCAGCTCTTCCTCACTGAATTCCGGTTGTGATTCCGTTTCTTTCCAATAGCGCAGTGCTGCCAGGTAGGCGAGATCGGCAGGTTGCAGTTTAAGGCTGATACCCTGAGTCAGGATGGTGCTGATCAGTGACGGGATGTTTTTTGATGCTGGCAATCACTACTCCATCAATCATAAGGTGCTGTACTAGTGCAGAAAGCGCTAATACCCATACAGCCAGACCCCTCGTTCCCATGCTCTGCGTGGGAATGCATGCCGGAGCCTGCCAGATACAAAACAATCTATTTATGCCCGGTATGCATTCCCACGGGGGAGAGGGTGTTGCGAAACCCTCCGGACCCCTCGTTCCCACGCTCCGCGTGGGAATGCATACCGATCCCACCACAAATACCATACTCGCATGGAGCCCCCGAAAACCCTACCAGGCAGTGGCTCTTTCTCATGCTGCCAGAGCCGTATGCATTCCCACGCGGAGCGTGGGAACGAGGTGCTTGTGTATGCATAACAACGCTTGGCTGCACTAGGGAGCGCGGGGTGAAACCCTGTAATAGTTCAGAATTTAAGCCAGATTTATTATGAAAAAAACTGGTAATAGCGTAAAGCAATAAACTGATTAAGCTTTGATGTCGGTCGGTTCATAAGCGAGCCGACCTGCGCGGAGAGACTTTATTTACGGGCTTTGCAACAGCTTCCCTATCTCAGTTCAGCGAACATAGCGCTTCTGCAAATACTCAAGATGTACGGGCAAGGTTAAGGCGTTTGGTCGAATAGATTGAACCAGTGTTTTTACATCGTCCCATTTCATACCACTTTCCAGTAGAAGTGCTGCTGCCATCAACCCTGTACGTCCAGAGCCGCCTTTACAATGAATAGCGATCGTCGTCTTTTTTTCAATCAGGGCGAGCAGGGAGTCTTTGGCCTGTTTAAACGCAATTTCAAAGATTTCTTCCGGTGCACAGTCGTCTTCTACCGGGAGTTGAAACCACTGCATTCCAGCATGTTCAGCCTCCTGGCCAAGACTGGCAACCTCAAGAAGGGTGATTTCGGTATTTGGCAGCATAGTGACAACAGCGTCAGCCCCGGCCTTTTTCAGTGTACTCAGCGAATCAGAAAGATTTTCCGCTTTTGTACCCGGGCACGGTGTAATAATAAAGGTTGAACCATTGGGCAACGGCAGAATATCAAAAGGATGATGGGACATGTGAATGCTCTATATTGCAGAAACGCAGGCGGTATATTAACAGGTGTATTGTTCGCAGGGTCGTATTTTTATTTTTTTGTTCATTGGTACTTGCAGCGGGAAAAATACTGGCGTATCGTTCATCGTAATTTAACGATTAAGGTGTAAGTGGTTAGCATAATGACACAATGCCTGCAAAGTCTCGCTGATTTTCAGTTTAACGAGTCGGAAGAGAAGGAGTTGGCTGCTTATGCCAAAGCCATTGGGCATCCGGCACGGGTAAGGCTGCTACGGATACTGGCGGGGCGTGTGTGTCTGGGTTCTGACCTGGTCGGGCAGCTTGGTCTTGCTCAGTCCACGGTTTCAGAACATCTTCGGATCCTGCGGGAAGCCGGTTTGGTACATGCCGAAGTAAAGCACCCCAAAACCTGCTTTAGCCTTCGCCCGGAAGCTATCCAGTTCTCGTCCAAAAACACAACCAATTGAAAACTGTAGATTTTATCCTGAAAAATTAAGTGGAGCCCTACTGCTATCTGGCGACTAAACTTCCCAAGAGCAAGAAACATAAGGGATTGCCAAAAACAGAGGACTCCAAATGCGCAAAAAACGCAACCCGCAGTGTAGTATGGAACTCCATTACGTACCTCATGAAATCTGCTCCCAGCTTTCCGGTATCTCGCAATGGCTTGACGCCCATCCACAGTTCAATGACTGGATTTATGAGGACTTAAGTTCTGGTGATAAACAGAACACTGGGCGGAACGGACTATCAGCAGAATCCGTTCTTCGTGCGGCACTCCTGAAACAGTATTTGAATTGTGATTATGACTACTTGTCGTTTGTTTTGATGGACTCCATGCTCTTTCGAGACTTTTGTCGCCTCGAACCAAACCAGCGCCCCAGTCGCTCCAGTTTGCATGGGCTCATCAGCCTTCTTACTGCATCTACATGGGAACGGATTAATAACTGTCAGCTAATGACCGCTAAAGATCAGGGTATTGAAAAAGGGCGCACTGTGGCTATTGACAGCACAGTCACCGAATCGGATATCAAACCTCCTTGCGACAGTGATCTTTTAGCCAGTTCCGTTAAAGAAATTTGTCGGCTGCTGGAACGGGGACAAACACTGACAGCGACACCGCTTTATGAATATACCCATCACAACCGAGCCGTAAAAGATGCGGCCAGAAAATGCATCTACGCTGGCAAAGAAGAGCGGCATCAGCATTATAAAAAACTGCTGCAGTTGACCCGAAAATCCCGGAAGGTACTTATCGAAGCTACTGTCACGCTAGCAAACGCCCGTCAGCAGGGGCAGTGTCTCCTGGCTGATGATGCCGACAAGTGGCAGGCCGATGTGGATCACCTGTTACCCCTGGTGGATGCAATAGTCTCCCAGACAGAGCGCAGGGTCTTTAAGGGTGAAAAGGTGCCAGCCCAGGAAAAAGTGGTTAGCCTGTATGAACCCCATACGGATATCATCGTAAAAGACAGGCGGCAAGTACAGTATGGCCATAAACTGAACCTGGTTCAGGGAAAAAGTCGATTGATCCTGGACCTGGTTATTGAGGAAGGTAACCCAGCGGATTCGGACCAATTCATTCCGATGATGGAAAGACAAAAAGAAATTTATGGTCGTGTACCTCGCCAGACAAGCGGTGACGGCGGATACGCGTGTCGCGCTAATTTGGAAAAAGCCAAGGCCATGGGAATCAGCGATGTAGCTTTTAATAAGAAGCGCGGACTTGAAGTCGAAGAGATGACTAAAAGTCAGTATGTGTATAAAACGCTCTTTCGCTTCCGGGCAGGTATTGAAGCGGGAATTTCGTGGCTAAAGAGATGTTTTGGGCTATCACGTTGCCACTGCAAGGGTTCTGAGCGTTTTGATTCTCATTGCTGGTTATCGGTGGTCTGTTACAACCTGGTGATTCTGGCCAGACACCCGGCACCATCCTGATAGCCACCTCCACGCTACATGAAAGTACCTTTCCAGCATGGTGGGAGGATGTTTTCTGCCTGCTTTTCGCGTTTTTCTCCAATATCCGTCCCAGATTAGAGAAAAAAAGGGAAGAGTTTTTGCGGCTCTCTGGAATTTCAGGAAATATCAAAACGCACGTACAATCTAATTATGATTGCCTGATGCGTTTTTGGACGAGAACTATCCAACGGGTTCAGCAGTTACTGGCTGATATTGACAGCGTTTAATCCGTTTCAGGCCATACAAAATGGTCTGCTTTGTTCCCATGTTCAACGTGGGAACAAGATAGAAAGATGTTGAATTTTTTTGTGTTTAATATCGTTTTTCGACGATTACCGATAGTCTGTAGAGGTTCAAATCATGGGTATTTTTGAACGTTATTTAACTGAAGTTACGCAGCTAACAGCTCTCTCAGCTGCCCCAACGAAGCTTTCAGCCCTGCCATATAGATTTTGGCTCTGAGCTGAAAGTGATTCAGATTTACTTTCAATGACAATACTTCCAACCTGAAGGCTGAGTAAATTGAAAGAAAGATATGATTACTCTGTGTTCTCACAGTATGCGCCGGTGACTTGGCCATTGACGCATTCGATTTCAGCGTTTTATGGAAGACCTCGACTTTCCACCGTTTCTCGTAGATTGCCTTGAGAGTCTCGGCATCACAGTCAAGATCGCTGCAAACCAGATAGAGAATGCCTGTGCTTCCGTCTTTGTTTTTAAAGACCTGACGGTATAGCAGAACAGGGAAATCGACACCTGCTATCCACCCTTGTACAGGGCTAAGTTACCGTTAATGGTTGAATCAGCTAAACTCCCATAAAATCTACGTTGTAGGGGAGTGATATGCAATCTGAACTCTTCCAGAATTTTATTGATTCCATTTCAACATTAACCAGTGAACAGCGAGACATTCTTAACAACTCGCTCCTTAGTACTCAAATAGAGGTTACCGAGGTAGTAGAAACCACTGACTCTGAACCTGTTTACAGTGAATCTATACCCAATAACGATAATGCAACACCTGACGTAGAAAAGAGCATACTTGCCCAATTTGCCGAAAACCCCAGGTGCCCCAAATGCAAAAGCCATAGCGTTGGTCGCTGGGGCATACGAAATGGCCGACAGCGCTACCACTGCAAGACTTGCGACTCAACGTTTAACGCCTTTAGTGGAACGCCTTTGGCAAGGCTCAGGCACCCTGAAAAATGGAACAAGTACCTCGCAGGTATGACTCACTCTATGGTCTTGCGACCAGCTGCTGCTGAGAATGCCATTGACTTGAAAACTGCGTTCCGCTGGCGTTGCATATTCTGGTAACTCTTGAACACTCATTCTGGTAACACTTGAACACCCATTCTGGTAACACTTGAACACCTATTCTGGTTTCTTTTGAACACTTTTTGATGATTTCCAGAATCACCGTTCAAGCTTCCAGAAACGCTGTTCAACAGACCATAAACCGGTCTAATACAGCTAACAAATATCTTCTTATGCATTGATTTTCCATAACTTTGGCCGTTCTTATCTGTACCAAGAGAGGGAACCGGCCATGACAGAAAACAGGATTACCATGCGTAAGCTACTAGAAATACTCCGGATGCGGTTTGGCAGCCAACTCAGCTTCCGACAAATTTCCCGCAGTGTACGGGTCAGTGTGGGGACGGTATCCAACTACGTTAAGGCCTTTCAGGAATCGGAATTAAGCTGGCCCCTGGCAGAGGATATATCTGAGCCTGAGCTTATTCAGGCGCTGTTTCCCGATGCCTCGATAGCCAATCGAAAAGGGTTGATTGATCCTGACTGGGCTGAGGTGCATCAGGAACTGAAGCGCAAGGAAGTGACCAAACAACGACTCTGGGAAGAATACTGTCAGGCCCACCCCCTCAATGCCTACAGCTATGCCCAGTACTGTCACCGTTACAATCAGTGGCGTGGTTGTCAAAAGCGATCTATGCGACAGCTGCACAATGCAGGTGAAAAGTTATTTGTTGATTATGCCGGGCCAACCATGCCAATCATCAACCCGGACACCGGCGAAATTGCCCACAATGCCCAGATATTTGTGGCAGTGCTGGGAGCGTCCAACTATACCTACGCTGAAGCGACTCTGTCACAAAAAACAGAGGACTGGCTGGGGTCTCATGAACGGGCCTTTGAGTTCTTTGGTGGGGTGCCAGAAATTGTTGTGCCAGACAACCCAAAGTGCGCAGTTATCAAAGCCTGTCGGTACGAGCCGGATCTCAACCCATCATACCAGCACCTGGCTTGTCACTACCAGGTGGCAGTCATTCCGGCACGCCCCTACAAACCCAAAGACAAGGCCAAAGCAGAAGTCGGTGTACAGGTAGTGGAGCGGTGGATACTGGCCAGGCTTCGTCATGAAATGTTCTTTACCCTGGCAGAGCTGAACCTGCGGATACGTGAGCTGTTAATCGAACTGAACCTGAAGCCCTTTAAGCAGTTGCCAGGAACGCGACGTAGTGCGTTTGAACAACTGGATGAACCAGCCCTCAAGCCACTGCCGAAGCAATCTTTTGTGTTCGCTGAGTTTATCAAGGCCCGGGTGAATGTGGATTATCATATTATCTGCAAGGGGCACGCCTACTCGGTTCCCCATCAGCTTGCCAGGCAGGAAGTAGAAGTACAGGCGACTGAGCACTGCGTCACGATCTACGCTAACGGTAAAGTGGTGGCCAGCCACGCTCGCAAGCACACACGTGGATTTACGACGTTAGCAGTTCATATGCCGGAACGACATCGTCACCATCAGGATTGGACGCCTGAGCGTTTACTTAACTGGGCTAACGACATTGGTCAGGAAGTCTATTGTTTTATTCAATCACTGCTGGATAGCAAGGAGCATCCTGAACAAGCCTATCGAGCTTCATTGGGGCTGCTAAACCTGCAGCGGGAATATGGAACTGAACGACTCAACAACGCCTGCGCCCATGCCAGGAACATCGGGGGT is a window encoding:
- a CDS encoding chromosome partition protein MukE; protein product: MTDNPYQQIADLINDECFPELDTRLRRGEHIDARHHRIFNIIQDGFSLLVEHYLRYGIDLVQAPEAYYYLRPGTAGKSLIRARKLDELTMVVGQVLAMFHLDPEQLEGSGWISADAIYERLRLLLDSEYLCQLLERKKIETQADREKAMETLRKAIRQLARLGMVRLEGNQAGRLQTQAPLLRFIDPVRSTASSPEAARAAMEQLVRDGYISLNDDEEPVMQGTSDPEDNPENATQEKRHGEDDTIISEQALEQEQEA
- a CDS encoding dual specificity protein phosphatase family protein; the protein is MSHHPFDILPLPNGSTFIITPCPGTKAENLSDSLSTLKKAGADAVVTMLPNTEITLLEVASLGQEAEHAGMQWFQLPVEDDCAPEEIFEIAFKQAKDSLLALIEKKTTIAIHCKGGSGRTGLMAAALLLESGMKWDDVKTLVQSIRPNALTLPVHLEYLQKRYVR
- a CDS encoding helix-turn-helix transcriptional regulator: MTQCLQSLADFQFNESEEKELAAYAKAIGHPARVRLLRILAGRVCLGSDLVGQLGLAQSTVSEHLRILREAGLVHAEVKHPKTCFSLRPEAIQFSSKNTTN
- a CDS encoding ISNCY family transposase; translation: MRKKRNPQCSMELHYVPHEICSQLSGISQWLDAHPQFNDWIYEDLSSGDKQNTGRNGLSAESVLRAALLKQYLNCDYDYLSFVLMDSMLFRDFCRLEPNQRPSRSSLHGLISLLTASTWERINNCQLMTAKDQGIEKGRTVAIDSTVTESDIKPPCDSDLLASSVKEICRLLERGQTLTATPLYEYTHHNRAVKDAARKCIYAGKEERHQHYKKLLQLTRKSRKVLIEATVTLANARQQGQCLLADDADKWQADVDHLLPLVDAIVSQTERRVFKGEKVPAQEKVVSLYEPHTDIIVKDRRQVQYGHKLNLVQGKSRLILDLVIEEGNPADSDQFIPMMERQKEIYGRVPRQTSGDGGYACRANLEKAKAMGISDVAFNKKRGLEVEEMTKSQYVYKTLFRFRAGIEAGISWLKRCFGLSRCHCKGSERFDSHCWLSVVCYNLVILARHPAPS
- the istA gene encoding IS21 family transposase codes for the protein MTENRITMRKLLEILRMRFGSQLSFRQISRSVRVSVGTVSNYVKAFQESELSWPLAEDISEPELIQALFPDASIANRKGLIDPDWAEVHQELKRKEVTKQRLWEEYCQAHPLNAYSYAQYCHRYNQWRGCQKRSMRQLHNAGEKLFVDYAGPTMPIINPDTGEIAHNAQIFVAVLGASNYTYAEATLSQKTEDWLGSHERAFEFFGGVPEIVVPDNPKCAVIKACRYEPDLNPSYQHLACHYQVAVIPARPYKPKDKAKAEVGVQVVERWILARLRHEMFFTLAELNLRIRELLIELNLKPFKQLPGTRRSAFEQLDEPALKPLPKQSFVFAEFIKARVNVDYHIICKGHAYSVPHQLARQEVEVQATEHCVTIYANGKVVASHARKHTRGFTTLAVHMPERHRHHQDWTPERLLNWANDIGQEVYCFIQSLLDSKEHPEQAYRASLGLLNLQREYGTERLNNACAHARNIGGYRLKNVRSILQSGKDLMPLEPQLKQTTGPLHDDHENIRGAICYQ